From Primulina huaijiensis isolate GDHJ02 chromosome 15, ASM1229523v2, whole genome shotgun sequence, one genomic window encodes:
- the LOC140958521 gene encoding probable sodium/metabolite cotransporter BASS4, chloroplastic: protein MPVALQSLTIHPPVAGTSTCRHRSLSPPVSHSEFPRRESSTTPLTWKRRSFTRTLSIGAAVKCRQGDGDGEYRMPQVSSSPRGKPLAKFVTDNFLPLALVSGVVLGFANPTLGCLADRYYLSKVSTFGIFLISGLTLDNVEIRDAVEAWQVGLFGLVSILFLSPLFSKIILQLKVQPQEFVTGIAMFTCMPTTLSSGVALTRLAGGNSALALAMTLISNLLGIFIIPFSISKFIASGIGVSVPAGQLLRSLVLTIFLPLVLGKIARDFSKGLADFADRNRQILASISAILLGLVPWMQVSKSRSLLLMVKPENFLVAVVLGVLLHGILFIFNALAIQAFSLVSNGKSTFAKKENASALLLVTSQKTLPVLVAVVEQLGGSLGESGLLILPCVAAHLNQIIIDSFLVGLWKEKEDALGNIKVA from the exons ATGCCGGTGGCGCTCCAAAGCCTAACCATCCATCCTCCAGTCGCCGGAACTTCGACTTGCCGGCACCGGAGCCTTAGTCCTCCGGTTTCGCATTCCGAATTTCCCCGCCGCGAGTCGAGTACCACACCCCTTACTTGGAAGCGCCGTTCATTCACGAGAACACTGAGTATTGGAGCTGCAGTAAAATGCCGTCAG GGAGACGGCGATGGAGAATACCGAATGCCGCAAGTGTCGAGTTCGCCTCGGGGAAAACCGCTGGCGAAGTTCGTGACCGATAATTTTCTACCGTTAG CACTTGTCTCTGGAGTAGTGTTAGGGTTTGCAAATCCGACCCTTGGTTGTCTTGCTGATAGGTACTATTTATCAAAAGTTAGCACTTTTGGAATATTTCTTATTTCAG GATTAACACTGGACAATGTTGAAATCAGAGATGCTGTTGAAGCATGGCAAGTTGGACTCTTTGGGCTG GTTTCCATTTTATTTCTCAGTCCACTATTTTCAAAGATCATCCTGCAGCTCAAGGTCCAACCTCAGGAATTTGTCACAG GAATTGCCATGTTTACCTGTATGCCCACAACATTATCTAGTGGAGTGGCACTGACTCGG CTAGCTGGAGGGAACTCTGCTCTTGCCCTTGCGATGACTCTGATATCCAATTTATTAGGAATCTTCATT ATTCCTTTTTCCATCTCGAAATTCATAGCTTCTGGAATAGGAGTATCAGTTCCCGCAGGGCAGTTGTTGAGAAGCCTGGTTCTTACAATTTTCCTTCCTCTCGTATTGGGAAAG ATTGCTCGAGATTTCTCCAAAG GATTGGCAGATTTTGCTGATAGAAATCGCCAGATTTTGGCAAGTATTAGTGCAATCCTCCTGGGCTTG GTTCCTTGGATGCAAGTCAGCAAGTCAAGATCATTGCTTTTAATGGTGAAGCCAGAAAATTTTCTTGTTGCTGTTGTGCTGGGAGT GCTTCTGCATGGAATTCTATTTATTTTCAACGCTTTGGCGATACAAGCGTTTTCACTAGTTTCTAATGGTAAATCAACTTTTGCGAAGAAAGAAAATGCCAGTGCTCTTCTCCTAGTCACGAGTCAG AAAACATTGCCTGTGTTGGTAGCAGTTGTTGAGCAGCTAGGTGGTTCTCTTGGTGAATCTGGCTTGCTGATTCTTCCATGTGTTGCAGCTCATTTAAACCAG ATCATCATTGATTCATTTTTAGTGGGTCTCTGGAAAGAAAAAGAGGATGCACTTGGCAATATCAAGGTTGCATAA
- the LOC140959836 gene encoding uncharacterized protein isoform X1 yields the protein MLFLCRISMVGFWWVRMRELRPLIHLLLPLCVHWVAEEMTVSVLVDVPTNVLCPDRKTCPQAIYINGFQQTVVGIFKTIVLPLIGQLADEYGRKPMLLLTLSTTIAPFTLLAINQSKESVYAYYAIRTVSYIISQGRIFCIAVAYAADVVNEGQRAAAFSWITGLFSFSHVIGNILARFLPEDYIFEVSIALLIFFPIYMILFLTETVRPIKNPDQHTPCLNKILKVFKERYHSMRNAANVVISSSTLKHISLVSFFYELGMSGISSVLLYYLKLAFGFDKNQLSEILMLVGVGSIFSQMLVLPLVNPLVGEKVILSVGVLASVAYGLLYGLAWASWMPYLSAAFGVIYVLVKPSGIKLGKSVLTGINSMKLRSYEMYRQRYYSFP from the exons ATGCTTTTTCTCTGCAGAATATCAATGGTGGGATTCTGGTGGGTGAGAATGAGAGAGCTTCGGCCATTGATTCACCTTCTGTTGCCGCTATGTGTTCATTGGGTTGCAGAAGAGATGACCGTGTCTGTGCTTGTTGATGTTCCCACTAACGTCCTTTGCCCGGACCGGAAAACTTGTCCTCAGGCCATTTATATCAATGGATTCCAGCAAACT GTTGTTGGAATATTCAAGACTATAGTTCTTCCACTCATAGGTCAGCTGGCGGATGAGTATGGCCGTAAACCAATGCTTCTTCTCACTTTATCTACAACTATTGCTCCTTTC ACTTTACTTGCCATCAACCAATCAAAAGAATCTGTATATGCTTATTATGCTATCCGGACAGTTTCTTATATCATAAGCCAGGGAAGGATTTTTTGCATTGCTGTTGCATATGCG GCAGATGTTGTGAATGAAGGACAAAGGGCTGCAGCTTTTAGTTGGATCACTGGTctattttctttttcacatgTCATCGGTAACATCCTTGCCAGGTTTTTACCTGAAGATTACATTTTCGAG GTATCCATAGCTCTATTGATCTTTTTTCCTATTTACATGATACTGTTTCTGACAGAAACAGTGCGACCAATAAAAAATCCAGACCAACATACCCCTTGCTTAAATAAGATTCTTAAAGTTTTCAAGGAACGGTATCATTCAATGAGGAATGCTGCAAATGTAGTTATCAGCAG CTCAACTCTTAAGCACATTTCGCTTGTTTCCTTCTTCTATGAATTGGGAATGTCTGGCATCAGCAGTGTCTTACTG TACTATTTGAAGTTGGCTTTTGGTTTCGACAAAAATCAGCTCTCAGAAATCTTGATGTTGGTGGGAGTAGGCTCAATTTTTTCTCAG ATGTTGGTTCTTCCTCTGGTCAATCCGTTGGTTGGAGAGAAAGTGATACTCAGTGTAGGCGTGCTGGCATCAGTGGCATAC GGATTGCTTTATGGCTTGGCATGGGCATCTTGG ATGCCATATTTGAGTGCCGCTTTTGGAGTTATTTACGTCCTTGTGAAACCTTCT GGCATCAAACTCGGTAAATCAG TTCTTACGGGAATCAACAGCATGAAACTGAGGTCATATGAGATGTACAGACAAAGATATTATTCGTTCCCCTGA
- the LOC140959836 gene encoding uncharacterized protein isoform X2, whose translation MLFLCRISMVGFWWVRMRELRPLIHLLLPLCVHWVAEEMTVSVLVDVPTNVLCPDRKTCPQAIYINGFQQTVVGIFKTIVLPLIGQLADEYGRKPMLLLTLSTTIAPFTLLAINQSKESVYAYYAIRTVSYIISQGRIFCIAVAYAADVVNEGQRAAAFSWITGLFSFSHVIGNILARFLPEDYIFEVSIALLIFFPIYMILFLTETVRPIKNPDQHTPCLNKILKVFKERYHSMRNAANVVISSSTLKHISLVSFFYELGMSGISSVLLYYLKLAFGFDKNQLSEILMLVGVGSIFSQMLVLPLVNPLVGEKVILSVGVLASVAYGLLYGLAWASWMPYLSAAFGVIYVLVKPSGIKLGKSVLTGINSMKLREKHKDS comes from the exons ATGCTTTTTCTCTGCAGAATATCAATGGTGGGATTCTGGTGGGTGAGAATGAGAGAGCTTCGGCCATTGATTCACCTTCTGTTGCCGCTATGTGTTCATTGGGTTGCAGAAGAGATGACCGTGTCTGTGCTTGTTGATGTTCCCACTAACGTCCTTTGCCCGGACCGGAAAACTTGTCCTCAGGCCATTTATATCAATGGATTCCAGCAAACT GTTGTTGGAATATTCAAGACTATAGTTCTTCCACTCATAGGTCAGCTGGCGGATGAGTATGGCCGTAAACCAATGCTTCTTCTCACTTTATCTACAACTATTGCTCCTTTC ACTTTACTTGCCATCAACCAATCAAAAGAATCTGTATATGCTTATTATGCTATCCGGACAGTTTCTTATATCATAAGCCAGGGAAGGATTTTTTGCATTGCTGTTGCATATGCG GCAGATGTTGTGAATGAAGGACAAAGGGCTGCAGCTTTTAGTTGGATCACTGGTctattttctttttcacatgTCATCGGTAACATCCTTGCCAGGTTTTTACCTGAAGATTACATTTTCGAG GTATCCATAGCTCTATTGATCTTTTTTCCTATTTACATGATACTGTTTCTGACAGAAACAGTGCGACCAATAAAAAATCCAGACCAACATACCCCTTGCTTAAATAAGATTCTTAAAGTTTTCAAGGAACGGTATCATTCAATGAGGAATGCTGCAAATGTAGTTATCAGCAG CTCAACTCTTAAGCACATTTCGCTTGTTTCCTTCTTCTATGAATTGGGAATGTCTGGCATCAGCAGTGTCTTACTG TACTATTTGAAGTTGGCTTTTGGTTTCGACAAAAATCAGCTCTCAGAAATCTTGATGTTGGTGGGAGTAGGCTCAATTTTTTCTCAG ATGTTGGTTCTTCCTCTGGTCAATCCGTTGGTTGGAGAGAAAGTGATACTCAGTGTAGGCGTGCTGGCATCAGTGGCATAC GGATTGCTTTATGGCTTGGCATGGGCATCTTGG ATGCCATATTTGAGTGCCGCTTTTGGAGTTATTTACGTCCTTGTGAAACCTTCT GGCATCAAACTCGGTAAATCAG TTCTTACGGGAATCAACAGCATGAAACTGAG GGAAAAGCACAAGGATTCATAG
- the LOC140959836 gene encoding uncharacterized protein isoform X4, with the protein MLFLCRISMVGFWWVRMRELRPLIHLLLPLCVHWVAEEMTVSVLVDVPTNVLCPDRKTCPQAIYINGFQQTVVGIFKTIVLPLIGQLADEYGRKPMLLLTLSTTIAPFTLLAINQSKESVYAYYAIRTVSYIISQGRIFCIAVAYAADVVNEGQRAAAFSWITGLFSFSHVIGNILARFLPEDYIFEVSIALLIFFPIYMILFLTETVRPIKNPDQHTPCLNKILKVFKERYHSMRNAANVVISSSTLKHISLVSFFYELGMSGISSVLLYYLKLAFGFDKNQLSEILMLVGVGSIFSQMLVLPLVNPLVGEKVILSVGVLASVAYGLLYGLAWASWMPYLSAAFGVIYVLVKPSTYAVISKASNSVNQGKAQGFIAGVQSIASLLSPVVMSPLTRTWFLSKDAPFNCKGFSIMFASSSMVISLYFAWTLKLDTPSGKTLEDGVENIEEPLLS; encoded by the exons ATGCTTTTTCTCTGCAGAATATCAATGGTGGGATTCTGGTGGGTGAGAATGAGAGAGCTTCGGCCATTGATTCACCTTCTGTTGCCGCTATGTGTTCATTGGGTTGCAGAAGAGATGACCGTGTCTGTGCTTGTTGATGTTCCCACTAACGTCCTTTGCCCGGACCGGAAAACTTGTCCTCAGGCCATTTATATCAATGGATTCCAGCAAACT GTTGTTGGAATATTCAAGACTATAGTTCTTCCACTCATAGGTCAGCTGGCGGATGAGTATGGCCGTAAACCAATGCTTCTTCTCACTTTATCTACAACTATTGCTCCTTTC ACTTTACTTGCCATCAACCAATCAAAAGAATCTGTATATGCTTATTATGCTATCCGGACAGTTTCTTATATCATAAGCCAGGGAAGGATTTTTTGCATTGCTGTTGCATATGCG GCAGATGTTGTGAATGAAGGACAAAGGGCTGCAGCTTTTAGTTGGATCACTGGTctattttctttttcacatgTCATCGGTAACATCCTTGCCAGGTTTTTACCTGAAGATTACATTTTCGAG GTATCCATAGCTCTATTGATCTTTTTTCCTATTTACATGATACTGTTTCTGACAGAAACAGTGCGACCAATAAAAAATCCAGACCAACATACCCCTTGCTTAAATAAGATTCTTAAAGTTTTCAAGGAACGGTATCATTCAATGAGGAATGCTGCAAATGTAGTTATCAGCAG CTCAACTCTTAAGCACATTTCGCTTGTTTCCTTCTTCTATGAATTGGGAATGTCTGGCATCAGCAGTGTCTTACTG TACTATTTGAAGTTGGCTTTTGGTTTCGACAAAAATCAGCTCTCAGAAATCTTGATGTTGGTGGGAGTAGGCTCAATTTTTTCTCAG ATGTTGGTTCTTCCTCTGGTCAATCCGTTGGTTGGAGAGAAAGTGATACTCAGTGTAGGCGTGCTGGCATCAGTGGCATAC GGATTGCTTTATGGCTTGGCATGGGCATCTTGG ATGCCATATTTGAGTGCCGCTTTTGGAGTTATTTACGTCCTTGTGAAACCTTCT ACTTACGCTGTGATATCCAAGGCATCAAACTCGGTAAATCAG GGAAAAGCACAAGGATTCATAGCTGGTGTGCAATCCATTGCGAGCTTGCTTTCACCAGTTGTAATGAGTCCCCTAACCAGGA CATGGTTTCTATCAAAAGATGCACCTTTCAACTGCAAAGGTTTCAGTATTATGTTTGCATCGTCAAGCATG GTTATTTCGTTGTACTTCGCTTGGACATTGAAACTAGATACCCCATCAGGCAAGACTTTAGAAGATGGAGTAGAAAACATTGAAGAACCTCTTTTATCTTAA
- the LOC140959836 gene encoding uncharacterized protein isoform X3, producing MLFLCRISMVGFWWVRMRELRPLIHLLLPLCVHWVAEEMTVSVLVDVPTNVLCPDRKTCPQAIYINGFQQTVVGIFKTIVLPLIGQLADEYGRKPMLLLTLSTTIAPFTLLAINQSKESVYAYYAIRTVSYIISQGRIFCIAVAYAADVVNEGQRAAAFSWITGLFSFSHVIGNILARFLPEDYIFEVSIALLIFFPIYMILFLTETVRPIKNPDQHTPCLNKILKVFKERYHSMRNAANVVISSSTLKHISLVSFFYELGMSGISSVLLYYLKLAFGFDKNQLSEILMLVGVGSIFSQMLVLPLVNPLVGEKVILSVGVLASVAYGLLYGLAWASWMPYLSAAFGVIYVLVKPSTYAVISKASNSVNQFLRESTA from the exons ATGCTTTTTCTCTGCAGAATATCAATGGTGGGATTCTGGTGGGTGAGAATGAGAGAGCTTCGGCCATTGATTCACCTTCTGTTGCCGCTATGTGTTCATTGGGTTGCAGAAGAGATGACCGTGTCTGTGCTTGTTGATGTTCCCACTAACGTCCTTTGCCCGGACCGGAAAACTTGTCCTCAGGCCATTTATATCAATGGATTCCAGCAAACT GTTGTTGGAATATTCAAGACTATAGTTCTTCCACTCATAGGTCAGCTGGCGGATGAGTATGGCCGTAAACCAATGCTTCTTCTCACTTTATCTACAACTATTGCTCCTTTC ACTTTACTTGCCATCAACCAATCAAAAGAATCTGTATATGCTTATTATGCTATCCGGACAGTTTCTTATATCATAAGCCAGGGAAGGATTTTTTGCATTGCTGTTGCATATGCG GCAGATGTTGTGAATGAAGGACAAAGGGCTGCAGCTTTTAGTTGGATCACTGGTctattttctttttcacatgTCATCGGTAACATCCTTGCCAGGTTTTTACCTGAAGATTACATTTTCGAG GTATCCATAGCTCTATTGATCTTTTTTCCTATTTACATGATACTGTTTCTGACAGAAACAGTGCGACCAATAAAAAATCCAGACCAACATACCCCTTGCTTAAATAAGATTCTTAAAGTTTTCAAGGAACGGTATCATTCAATGAGGAATGCTGCAAATGTAGTTATCAGCAG CTCAACTCTTAAGCACATTTCGCTTGTTTCCTTCTTCTATGAATTGGGAATGTCTGGCATCAGCAGTGTCTTACTG TACTATTTGAAGTTGGCTTTTGGTTTCGACAAAAATCAGCTCTCAGAAATCTTGATGTTGGTGGGAGTAGGCTCAATTTTTTCTCAG ATGTTGGTTCTTCCTCTGGTCAATCCGTTGGTTGGAGAGAAAGTGATACTCAGTGTAGGCGTGCTGGCATCAGTGGCATAC GGATTGCTTTATGGCTTGGCATGGGCATCTTGG ATGCCATATTTGAGTGCCGCTTTTGGAGTTATTTACGTCCTTGTGAAACCTTCT ACTTACGCTGTGATATCCAAGGCATCAAACTCGGTAAATCAG TTCTTACGGGAATCAACAGCATGA